A genomic stretch from Vogesella indigofera includes:
- a CDS encoding methyl-accepting chemotaxis protein codes for MRQNLPVTEQELFLDPRSPIVTKTDLKGRICYANPAFVEISGFTEAELIGQPHNVVRHPDMPAVAFLDLWNTIKRGQPWQGLVKNRAKNGAFYWVDAYVTPLSENGQHIGYMSVRSTPSRDKVREAELLYRAINAGQASFPSTAQTTTPSWLMLQLVVFSVTLLVGGISILLLPNGWQQGALLLAFLLGCLTTLWLQQRVRATLLAANAALLRFGEGNFKEMVAVQGPRECADLRQRLETTRINLRAILADVVSASASIGQEADNIGRQAATLQERASDESNDIAHIAAALEQLTVSVSEIADTTRTGSDHASTARQLVQQGSAHMQHTLQSTDSMLAAIGEVRATLAQLNGAVVRIGSISQLIGDVADQTNLLALNAAIEAARAGEHGRGFAVVADEVRKLAERTSHSTREIGDSIGQVRQHTYAALSSIDHASQVTRQASELIGATSSSLVQIDQASLGVANSAQDVASMLVQQSRASTEVAHNMEKVSAITENNAHNVAQTAHAAGELMGTTKALKQLVAHFEKSL; via the coding sequence ATGCGCCAGAATCTTCCCGTCACCGAGCAGGAGCTGTTTCTTGATCCGCGCAGTCCTATCGTCACCAAGACTGATCTTAAAGGCCGGATTTGCTATGCCAACCCGGCCTTTGTCGAAATCAGTGGCTTCACTGAGGCGGAGCTGATCGGTCAGCCACACAATGTCGTGCGCCATCCGGACATGCCGGCGGTGGCGTTTCTGGACCTCTGGAATACCATCAAGCGCGGCCAACCTTGGCAAGGACTCGTAAAAAACCGTGCCAAGAATGGCGCGTTTTACTGGGTGGATGCCTACGTGACACCCTTGAGTGAAAACGGCCAACATATCGGCTACATGTCGGTGCGCTCTACCCCCTCCCGTGACAAGGTCAGGGAAGCCGAGCTGCTGTATCGCGCCATCAACGCCGGGCAGGCCAGTTTTCCATCTACAGCGCAAACGACGACACCGTCCTGGTTGATGCTGCAGCTGGTGGTCTTCAGCGTCACCCTGTTGGTCGGTGGCATCAGTATCCTGCTGTTGCCGAATGGCTGGCAGCAAGGCGCGCTGTTGCTGGCATTCCTGCTTGGCTGCCTTACCACGCTCTGGCTGCAACAACGAGTGCGAGCCACGCTGCTTGCCGCGAATGCGGCGCTGCTTCGCTTTGGTGAGGGCAACTTCAAGGAAATGGTGGCGGTCCAGGGACCACGCGAATGTGCCGACTTACGACAGCGACTGGAAACGACCCGCATCAATCTGCGAGCCATCCTCGCCGACGTGGTGTCCGCCAGTGCCAGCATCGGTCAGGAGGCTGACAATATCGGCCGCCAGGCCGCCACCCTGCAGGAGCGGGCCTCGGATGAAAGCAACGACATTGCCCATATCGCCGCCGCGCTGGAGCAGCTGACCGTCTCGGTCAGCGAGATTGCCGATACCACCCGTACCGGCTCGGATCATGCCAGCACCGCGCGCCAGCTGGTGCAGCAGGGCAGTGCCCACATGCAGCACACCTTGCAGAGCACCGACAGCATGCTCGCTGCCATAGGTGAAGTGCGCGCGACCCTGGCGCAATTGAACGGCGCGGTGGTACGCATCGGTTCAATCAGCCAACTGATCGGGGATGTGGCCGATCAGACCAACCTGCTGGCGCTTAACGCGGCCATCGAGGCGGCTCGCGCCGGCGAGCACGGTCGCGGTTTTGCCGTGGTTGCTGACGAGGTGCGCAAACTGGCCGAGCGTACCAGTCACAGTACCCGTGAGATCGGGGACTCGATCGGGCAGGTGCGACAGCACACCTATGCTGCCTTGTCTTCCATTGACCACGCCAGCCAGGTGACGAGACAGGCCAGCGAGCTGATCGGCGCGACCTCGTCCAGCCTGGTGCAGATTGATCAGGCGAGTCTGGGCGTGGCCAACAGTGCGCAGGATGTGGCGTCCATGCTGGTACAACAGTCGCGCGCCTCGACCGAGGTCGCCCACAATATGGAAAAGGTCAGTGCCATCACCGAAAATAATGCCCATAACGTGGCGCAGACGGCCCATGCCGCGGGTGAGCTGATGGGAACCACCAAGGCGCTGAAACAGCTGGTGGCGCACTTCGAAAAGTCATTGTGA